One segment of Sphingomonas telluris DNA contains the following:
- a CDS encoding CAP domain-containing protein, whose protein sequence is MSRSRLGRIASAIALLCASPTLIGGLGPRQNFEERLLAAQNRERDAMGVAPLTWDPVLARSARDWARYLARTGKFEHSPDDPWYAEPEGENLWGGTVGFYQPEAMVGLWTAEKRDYKPGVFPNNSRSGHVERVSHYTQMIWARTGSVGCALEKGRDEDILVCRYTQTGNVLGEKPL, encoded by the coding sequence ATGTCTCGTTCGCGTTTGGGGAGGATTGCGTCTGCCATCGCGCTGCTTTGCGCGAGCCCGACGCTCATCGGCGGTCTCGGACCGCGCCAGAATTTCGAGGAGCGTCTGCTTGCTGCGCAGAACCGTGAGCGCGACGCCATGGGCGTCGCGCCGCTGACTTGGGACCCCGTCCTCGCCCGCTCCGCACGCGATTGGGCGCGCTATCTCGCCCGCACCGGCAAGTTCGAACATTCGCCCGACGACCCCTGGTACGCCGAACCGGAAGGCGAAAACCTGTGGGGCGGAACGGTCGGCTTCTATCAGCCGGAAGCGATGGTCGGCCTGTGGACCGCGGAAAAGCGCGACTACAAGCCGGGCGTCTTCCCGAACAACAGTCGCAGCGGCCATGTCGAGCGGGTCAGCCACTACACGCAGATGATCTGGGCACGCACCGGCTCGGTCGGCTGCGCGCTGGAAAAGGGTCGCGACGAGGACATTCTCGTCTGCCGCTATACCCAGACCGGCAACGTGTTGGGCGAAAAGCCCCTGTGA
- a CDS encoding L,D-transpeptidase family protein yields MLLAIASLATAGAAAFTTGLTYRDTPRPARMSEPDSQWSDKERTFIGEAQLLQARAQGDLDRDVKSILNVNKRMEYGDFVWNDRKVPKGPVWVRVDLDRQLISVFRDGHEIGTAVILYGADEKETPAGVFPVLARIKDHESSIYDAKMPYTLRLTGDGVSIHASDVRWGRATHGCIGVPPAFAAKLFDQVSKGDQVVILSDQAQRRS; encoded by the coding sequence GTGCTGCTGGCGATCGCCAGCCTCGCCACGGCTGGGGCCGCCGCGTTCACGACCGGACTGACTTACCGCGATACGCCGCGCCCCGCGCGAATGTCCGAACCGGATTCGCAGTGGAGCGACAAGGAGCGCACCTTCATTGGCGAGGCCCAGCTGCTGCAGGCCCGCGCTCAGGGCGACCTCGACCGAGACGTCAAGTCGATCCTCAACGTTAACAAGCGCATGGAATATGGCGATTTCGTCTGGAACGATCGCAAAGTTCCGAAGGGACCCGTTTGGGTGCGCGTCGACCTCGACCGTCAATTGATCTCCGTCTTCCGTGACGGCCACGAAATCGGCACCGCAGTCATTCTCTATGGCGCCGACGAGAAAGAAACGCCGGCCGGCGTCTTCCCCGTCCTTGCGAGGATTAAGGACCACGAATCCAGCATCTACGATGCGAAGATGCCCTACACGCTGCGGCTGACCGGAGACGGCGTCTCCATTCACGCCAGCGACGTTCGCTGGGGCCGGGCGACGCACGGTTGCATCGGCGTGCCGCCGGCGTTCGCAGCGAAACTGTTCGATCAGGTGTCCAAGGGCGACCAGGTCGTCATCCTCTCGGATCAAGCCCAGCGGCGTTCCTAG
- a CDS encoding PEPxxWA-CTERM sorting domain-containing protein, with the protein MTGWGPQYKGSNSRSSSGRARRARRKAIKRQQRIALGAVGAFAFLAAAPLTIAAYLGTDPLVAGLDNAKSFLAMMSERSPGGRTSAELVTKHKRAAAAPTEHALGKIHSPAPPPFASPIAAVPPSIAELPPFETALANSPPLFMAPPPPGGGGGVIVPPAAPPGGGGGGCCGGTDTPKPPPPPPPAVPEPGTWATMLLGFGMVGLLMRRRCPTRTHSWA; encoded by the coding sequence ATGACTGGGTGGGGGCCTCAATACAAGGGCAGCAATAGTCGCTCATCGAGCGGCCGTGCGCGTCGCGCGCGCCGCAAAGCGATCAAGCGGCAGCAGCGGATCGCGCTTGGCGCCGTCGGCGCTTTCGCGTTCCTGGCCGCCGCGCCGTTAACCATCGCTGCTTACCTTGGCACCGATCCGCTCGTCGCGGGCTTGGATAACGCCAAGAGCTTTCTGGCAATGATGAGCGAGCGGTCGCCGGGCGGCCGCACCTCGGCCGAACTGGTTACCAAGCACAAGCGTGCGGCGGCCGCACCGACCGAGCATGCGCTCGGCAAGATTCACAGTCCGGCTCCTCCGCCGTTCGCGTCGCCGATCGCGGCAGTCCCGCCGTCGATCGCCGAACTTCCGCCGTTCGAGACGGCACTTGCGAACAGCCCGCCGCTGTTCATGGCGCCGCCTCCACCGGGTGGTGGCGGCGGTGTAATCGTTCCGCCCGCTGCTCCGCCAGGCGGCGGTGGCGGCGGCTGTTGCGGCGGCACCGACACTCCGAAACCTCCCCCTCCCCCGCCTCCCGCAGTCCCCGAGCCGGGTACGTGGGCAACGATGCTGCTGGGCTTCGGAATGGTCGGCTTGCTCATGCGTCGGCGCTGTCCGACCCGGACGCATAGCTGGGCCTGA
- a CDS encoding mannose-1-phosphate guanylyltransferase — protein sequence MGRRVRPVILAGGAGTRLWPESTPTRPKHLLEPFGSGTLLRQTIERVGDSTRFLQPILVCSETQEELNGSEGPECRLILETHPRGSAAAIALAAHLSDPEDVLLILPSDHLISDPKPLFDAVASALPAAEAGRLVTFGIKPTHAETGFGYITVGPTFEASVHEVREFVEKPQKARAEELLRSGEAFWNSGMFQFKAGAFLDELRQYAPAIHEATRASIAGASSIENRVRPDPEALKRSPSNSIDYAVMEHSHRIAVVPLDMQWSDVGSWAAVHELSPKDVDGNVAENGHAIDSRNCLIRSSGPTVVAIGVEDLVIVATPDHVLVVPRSDAQRVREAAALAEKLAKKG from the coding sequence ATGGGAAGGCGCGTCCGACCGGTCATTCTCGCAGGCGGCGCGGGCACCCGACTGTGGCCGGAATCCACACCCACGAGGCCGAAACACCTTCTTGAGCCCTTCGGCTCAGGGACGCTCCTTCGCCAGACGATCGAGCGGGTAGGGGATTCCACCCGGTTCCTGCAGCCGATCCTAGTCTGCTCGGAGACACAGGAAGAGCTCAATGGTTCGGAGGGGCCGGAGTGCCGCCTGATCCTGGAAACGCACCCGCGCGGATCGGCTGCTGCCATCGCTCTCGCGGCGCACCTTTCGGATCCGGAGGATGTCCTGCTGATCCTGCCGAGCGACCATCTGATCAGCGATCCGAAGCCTCTGTTTGACGCCGTCGCCAGCGCGCTTCCGGCTGCGGAGGCTGGGCGCCTCGTGACCTTCGGGATCAAACCGACGCATGCGGAGACCGGCTTCGGTTACATCACGGTTGGCCCCACGTTCGAGGCAAGCGTCCACGAGGTTCGGGAGTTCGTCGAGAAGCCGCAAAAAGCGCGAGCTGAGGAATTGCTTCGATCCGGAGAGGCCTTCTGGAACTCCGGAATGTTCCAGTTCAAGGCTGGGGCGTTCTTGGACGAACTTCGCCAATATGCTCCGGCGATCCATGAGGCGACGAGGGCCTCCATCGCGGGCGCAAGTTCGATTGAAAACCGCGTTCGTCCCGACCCCGAAGCGCTTAAGCGGTCACCGTCCAACTCCATCGACTATGCGGTCATGGAGCATTCGCATCGCATCGCGGTGGTCCCGTTAGACATGCAATGGTCGGACGTCGGAAGCTGGGCCGCGGTGCACGAGCTTTCGCCGAAGGACGTGGATGGAAACGTCGCGGAGAACGGGCACGCGATCGACTCCCGCAACTGCCTGATCCGCTCGAGCGGTCCGACGGTCGTGGCGATCGGTGTCGAGGACCTGGTCATCGTCGCGACGCCGGATCACGTGCTGGTAGTACCGCGATCCGACGCGCAGCGGGTTCGTGAGGCAGCCGCGCTTGCCGAGAAGCTCGCGAAGAAGGGCTAG
- a CDS encoding glycosyltransferase, with product MTDFGVVLIGRNEGERLLRCLESVLKLTNRVAYADSASSDGSVELARSMGVTVVELDASKPLNAARGRNAGFEALLDAHPDCRFVQFLDGDCRLVESWPAAAIDFLQAHEKVAVVCGRRFEAYPDASFYNRLADEEWNTPVGRADACGGDAMMRVEAVREVGGYDGDLMACEEAEMTARMRERGWQIWRIDADMSEHDAAIFQFGQWWRRTQRSGFGYAQSYRRTQALSKPVYGANLKSLFVWMVAIPLAIIAFAVLLGRPTILLALPLVYVLQVFRIARRRPSLTAYGLRASAMTMIAKVPELIGALQYFLKPRPRHAIEYKGN from the coding sequence ATGACCGACTTCGGCGTCGTTCTGATCGGGCGGAACGAGGGCGAGCGCCTTCTTCGATGCCTCGAATCCGTTCTCAAGCTGACGAACCGCGTCGCCTACGCGGACTCGGCGTCCAGCGACGGCAGCGTCGAATTGGCGCGATCGATGGGGGTCACGGTCGTCGAGCTGGACGCCTCGAAGCCGCTGAACGCAGCGCGCGGCCGCAACGCCGGCTTCGAAGCCCTCCTGGACGCGCATCCCGATTGCCGCTTCGTTCAGTTTCTCGACGGCGATTGCCGCTTGGTCGAAAGCTGGCCGGCAGCCGCCATCGACTTCCTGCAGGCACACGAGAAGGTCGCGGTCGTTTGCGGCCGCCGCTTCGAAGCCTATCCTGACGCCTCCTTCTACAATCGCCTCGCCGACGAGGAATGGAATACGCCGGTGGGCCGCGCCGACGCATGCGGCGGCGATGCGATGATGCGGGTCGAGGCCGTTCGCGAAGTCGGCGGCTACGACGGCGACCTCATGGCTTGCGAGGAGGCCGAGATGACCGCCCGCATGCGCGAGCGGGGCTGGCAGATCTGGCGCATCGACGCCGACATGAGCGAGCATGACGCCGCCATCTTCCAGTTCGGCCAATGGTGGCGGCGGACGCAGCGGTCAGGCTTCGGGTACGCACAGTCCTACCGGCGGACGCAGGCGCTTTCGAAGCCGGTTTACGGAGCAAACCTCAAGAGCCTCTTCGTCTGGATGGTCGCGATACCGCTGGCGATCATTGCCTTCGCCGTCCTGCTTGGCCGTCCCACGATCCTGCTCGCCCTGCCGCTGGTCTATGTGCTGCAGGTGTTCCGGATCGCCAGACGCCGTCCCAGCCTGACGGCCTACGGACTAAGGGCGAGCGCGATGACCATGATCGCCAAGGTACCGGAGCTGATCGGAGCGCTTCAGTATTTCCTGAAGCCGCGCCCGCGTCACGCGATCGAATACAAGGGCAACTAG
- a CDS encoding glucosamine inositolphosphorylceramide transferase family protein produces the protein MDAAIPKPARRSASAWLAAQWGSLFRHQQWTLGLIRMPVAEVFEWALAGQPLPLIEWMPERSGRFLADPMAIVNGDSILVLAEEFDWATGLGHISEIHGFGLPGARSDAAIRSPHHLSYPYLVREGGHLYCIPECGESGRVTLYRREDGRWVEHKVLIDDFSALDSTVFQHEGRWWLFCTNAENGPNEILHAWYADDLFGAWTPHAANPIKRDIASARPAGPPFVHDGHLIRPAQDCSKHYGGSLVFNRIVKLSPEEFEEERVAVLAPDPRGPYPAGLHTICGAGDWTIVDGARYAAIPAETKRALARKFVR, from the coding sequence ATGGATGCGGCTATCCCGAAACCTGCGCGGCGAAGCGCCTCGGCTTGGCTGGCCGCGCAATGGGGATCGCTCTTCCGGCATCAGCAGTGGACGCTGGGCCTGATCCGCATGCCGGTCGCGGAAGTGTTCGAATGGGCGCTAGCGGGTCAGCCCCTGCCCCTGATCGAGTGGATGCCGGAACGTTCGGGACGCTTCCTCGCAGATCCTATGGCGATCGTGAACGGCGACAGCATCCTGGTGCTGGCGGAGGAGTTCGACTGGGCGACGGGGCTTGGTCATATTTCTGAAATCCACGGCTTCGGCTTACCCGGCGCGAGATCGGATGCGGCCATCCGCAGCCCGCATCACCTATCTTACCCGTACCTCGTCCGCGAAGGCGGCCACCTGTACTGCATCCCAGAATGTGGTGAGAGCGGGCGCGTCACCCTCTACCGCCGAGAAGACGGCCGGTGGGTCGAGCACAAGGTGCTGATCGACGATTTCTCGGCCTTGGATTCGACCGTCTTCCAGCACGAAGGCCGCTGGTGGCTCTTCTGCACGAACGCGGAGAATGGTCCGAACGAGATCCTCCACGCCTGGTATGCGGACGACCTGTTCGGCGCTTGGACGCCGCACGCGGCCAACCCAATCAAACGCGACATCGCCAGTGCTCGGCCGGCGGGTCCGCCGTTCGTCCATGACGGTCATTTGATTCGACCCGCGCAGGACTGCTCAAAGCACTACGGGGGGTCGCTCGTGTTCAACCGTATCGTGAAGCTTTCGCCGGAGGAGTTCGAGGAGGAGCGCGTCGCCGTTCTCGCACCCGATCCCCGTGGCCCCTACCCCGCCGGCCTCCACACCATTTGCGGCGCGGGCGACTGGACCATCGTCGACGGCGCCCGTTACGCCGCGATCCCAGCGGAAACGAAGCGGGCACTTGCGCGGAAGTTCGTCCGATGA
- a CDS encoding AMP nucleosidase: MTKPSDIPAIVEALCTIYDRSVANLREALTEYVHGRTVPDVAERQAGCFAYPELRVSYNGERAAAHPTRAFARLTQRGNYACSVARPKMFRDYLASQLEHLVADYSVEISVGRSRSEIPYAYVLDGSGINLADITAAELSRAFPSNELAHIGDEIADGVWDYSSHDARPLALFDGPRTDFSLARLRHYTGTDAEHFQHFVLFTNYVRYVDEFVRFAIDAIRAEESPYTALSVPGGYYERSQLADAEAQIAAGTWRRHQMPAYHLIAEGRAGITLVNIGVGPSNAKTICDHIAVLRPEVWLMIGHCGGLRPTQRIGDYVLAHAYLRDDHVLDDVLPVEIPLPAIAEVQRALFEAAVTVTGGDEDSVKTRLRTGTVVTTDDRNWELRFTQSAKRFNQSRAVAIDMESATVAAQGFRFRVPYGTLLCVSDKPIHGELKLPGQANDFYETSIGQHLRIGIETLGLLRQEGEGLHSRKLRSFDEPPLR; the protein is encoded by the coding sequence GTGACCAAACCATCTGACATTCCAGCGATCGTCGAAGCACTCTGCACGATCTACGACCGCTCCGTCGCGAACCTTCGCGAGGCGCTGACCGAATATGTCCATGGGCGGACGGTGCCGGACGTTGCCGAGCGGCAGGCGGGATGCTTCGCCTATCCGGAGCTTCGCGTCAGCTACAATGGCGAGCGGGCCGCCGCGCATCCCACGCGGGCCTTCGCGCGCCTTACCCAGCGCGGAAACTACGCCTGCAGCGTCGCCCGCCCTAAGATGTTCAGGGACTATCTCGCGTCGCAACTCGAGCATCTCGTCGCCGATTATTCGGTCGAGATCTCGGTCGGCCGAAGCCGCAGTGAGATACCGTACGCCTATGTACTTGACGGCAGTGGCATCAACCTCGCCGACATCACCGCCGCCGAGCTGTCGCGAGCGTTTCCATCCAACGAGCTGGCGCACATCGGCGACGAGATTGCTGACGGCGTCTGGGATTATTCGAGCCACGATGCTCGTCCGTTGGCATTGTTCGACGGGCCGCGCACCGATTTCAGCCTGGCGCGGCTACGGCACTACACCGGCACCGACGCCGAGCATTTCCAGCACTTCGTGCTCTTCACGAACTACGTCCGCTACGTCGACGAGTTCGTTCGTTTCGCGATCGATGCGATACGCGCGGAGGAAAGTCCCTACACAGCGCTTTCCGTTCCGGGCGGCTATTACGAGCGCAGCCAACTCGCCGACGCGGAGGCGCAAATCGCTGCGGGCACGTGGCGGCGGCACCAGATGCCCGCCTACCATCTGATCGCTGAAGGGCGCGCGGGAATCACTCTCGTGAACATCGGCGTCGGGCCGTCGAACGCGAAGACGATTTGCGATCATATTGCGGTGCTGCGGCCCGAGGTGTGGCTGATGATCGGCCACTGCGGCGGGCTCCGGCCGACCCAGCGCATCGGCGACTATGTCCTCGCCCACGCCTATCTGCGCGACGATCACGTTCTCGACGACGTGCTTCCGGTGGAGATCCCTCTTCCAGCGATTGCCGAGGTGCAGCGAGCGCTGTTCGAAGCGGCGGTCACTGTCACCGGCGGCGACGAGGACAGCGTGAAGACGCGCCTTCGCACGGGCACGGTTGTGACCACCGACGACCGCAACTGGGAGCTTCGCTTCACGCAATCGGCGAAGCGCTTCAACCAGAGCCGGGCGGTCGCGATCGATATGGAATCCGCTACTGTTGCCGCGCAGGGCTTCCGGTTCCGCGTGCCTTACGGGACTTTGCTATGCGTGTCGGACAAGCCGATCCACGGCGAGCTCAAGCTGCCCGGACAGGCCAACGACTTCTACGAAACGTCGATCGGCCAGCACCTCCGGATCGGTATCGAGACGCTCGGGCTCCTGCGCCAGGAAGGCGAAGGACTGCACTCGCGGAAGTTGCGTAGCTTCGACGAGCCGCCGCTCCGCTAG
- a CDS encoding bifunctional metallophosphatase/5'-nucleotidase, translating into MFRQSVAALAALLLSACATQIPAPAPAPAPAQPIEVQILAFNDFHGNLESPAPVEVTDADGTKRKIQTGGVAHLAAALTELRQGHPNTVTVSAGDTIGASPLISANYLDEPTIAAMNLLGLQFNSVGNHEFDRGTGELKRMQTGGCTKFTRRTPCAVEPFAGARFRYLAANAVQGDGTTIFPATGIKKFGPITIGFIGMTLKDTGHLVTPSGVKGMSFADEAETANALVPRLKAQGADAVVLLIHQGGRLSQFTAGNDCNGLYGDILKILPRLDPAITTVVSGHTHWAYVCNGTAETGAGRLMTSAGKNGYFVTDLRLRFDPATHKLIRQDAANVVVGNGEHGTDAAEQTLVLRYAAAVAPIASRVIGRLAEKASTDADDGESAAADLIADSMLAATRASGEGAAQIALVNATGVRVPLPAGDVLYKDAFSMMPFGNNLLVMTLTGGQLKAALEQQYAAPLRTGKTKPAALAPSEGFNYAVDMSKPESSRVFDMRLNGKPIRPDAHYRVVVNNYVASGGDGLSAFTQGTGVTDKGIIDLDALVAWIAPGRTPPKPDRIRFVP; encoded by the coding sequence ATGTTCCGCCAGTCCGTCGCCGCGCTTGCGGCGCTGCTCCTGTCCGCTTGCGCCACGCAGATCCCGGCGCCGGCTCCGGCTCCGGCTCCGGCTCAGCCGATCGAAGTGCAGATCCTCGCCTTCAACGACTTCCACGGAAACCTCGAGTCGCCCGCGCCCGTCGAAGTCACGGACGCGGACGGGACGAAGCGGAAGATCCAGACCGGCGGCGTGGCGCATCTTGCGGCCGCACTCACCGAGCTTCGACAGGGCCATCCCAACACGGTCACCGTCTCCGCGGGCGACACGATCGGCGCTTCGCCGCTGATTTCGGCCAATTATCTCGACGAGCCGACGATCGCCGCGATGAACCTGCTCGGGCTGCAGTTCAATTCGGTCGGCAATCACGAATTCGACCGCGGCACCGGCGAGCTGAAGCGGATGCAAACCGGCGGATGCACGAAGTTCACCCGCCGCACGCCCTGCGCAGTCGAGCCGTTCGCGGGCGCGCGCTTCCGCTACCTCGCCGCCAACGCGGTGCAGGGGGACGGCACGACCATCTTTCCGGCGACGGGCATCAAGAAGTTCGGACCGATCACCATCGGCTTCATCGGGATGACCCTGAAGGACACCGGGCATCTGGTGACGCCGTCGGGCGTCAAGGGAATGAGCTTCGCCGACGAAGCCGAAACGGCCAACGCGCTGGTCCCGAGGCTGAAGGCCCAAGGCGCGGACGCGGTGGTCCTGCTCATCCATCAGGGCGGCCGGCTGTCGCAGTTCACAGCTGGCAACGACTGCAATGGACTCTACGGCGACATCCTGAAGATCCTGCCGAGGCTCGATCCGGCGATCACGACGGTAGTCTCGGGCCACACGCACTGGGCCTATGTCTGCAACGGCACCGCGGAAACGGGCGCGGGCCGCCTGATGACGAGCGCCGGGAAGAACGGATATTTCGTCACCGACCTTCGGCTGCGCTTCGATCCCGCAACCCACAAACTGATCAGGCAGGATGCCGCCAACGTCGTGGTCGGCAACGGCGAGCATGGCACCGACGCGGCCGAGCAGACGCTGGTGTTGCGCTATGCTGCTGCGGTCGCACCCATCGCGTCGAGAGTCATCGGACGGTTGGCCGAAAAGGCGAGCACGGACGCCGACGACGGGGAGAGCGCGGCTGCGGACCTGATCGCCGACTCCATGCTCGCCGCAACCCGTGCGTCGGGCGAAGGCGCCGCGCAGATCGCGCTCGTGAACGCGACCGGCGTTCGCGTGCCGCTCCCCGCCGGCGATGTCCTCTACAAGGACGCTTTCTCGATGATGCCGTTCGGGAACAATCTGCTGGTGATGACCTTGACCGGCGGGCAACTGAAGGCGGCGCTCGAGCAGCAATATGCGGCGCCTCTCCGCACCGGAAAGACGAAGCCCGCAGCGCTCGCGCCGTCGGAAGGGTTCAATTACGCGGTGGACATGTCGAAGCCGGAGAGCTCTCGCGTTTTCGACATGAGGCTGAACGGCAAACCGATCCGTCCGGACGCCCACTACCGGGTCGTCGTGAACAACTACGTCGCTTCGGGCGGCGATGGTCTGAGCGCCTTCACTCAAGGCACGGGCGTTACCGACAAGGGTATCATCGACCTCGACGCACTCGTCGCCTGGATCGCGCCCGGTCGGACGCCGCCGAAGCCGGACCGGATTCGCTTCGTCCCCTAG
- a CDS encoding S1/P1 nuclease, with translation MKARLFLAAAAGAVAFFPSPALAWGKTGHRVVAAIADTQLSGLARAYIREILGGAESLDEAANWPDEMRSNPEPFWQKTSTPWHYVTLNGIIYDHAPPQGDALEALNHYTATLRDPNASLSDKQTALRFIVHLVGDLHQPLHVGKCCDKGGNDVKVKWFGKDTNLHAVWDSQIVDEEQLSFTELAAKLGRHTSDADVIAWWDVNPRDWISESGEIRDGLYPPAPPKGAKGTKGAPAVPELSYGYVYKFTPVMERRLQQAGVRLAAYLNEIYAKPLATEPPR, from the coding sequence ATGAAAGCCCGGTTGTTCCTTGCCGCCGCTGCGGGTGCGGTTGCGTTCTTCCCAAGCCCCGCGCTCGCCTGGGGCAAGACCGGCCACCGCGTCGTCGCGGCCATCGCGGACACACAGCTCAGCGGATTGGCTCGGGCATACATCCGCGAGATCCTGGGCGGCGCCGAAAGCCTCGACGAGGCTGCCAACTGGCCGGACGAGATGCGCTCGAACCCGGAGCCATTCTGGCAGAAGACATCGACGCCGTGGCACTATGTGACGCTGAACGGCATCATCTACGATCACGCGCCGCCCCAGGGCGACGCTCTGGAGGCCCTCAACCATTACACCGCGACCCTGCGCGATCCGAACGCGAGCCTGAGCGACAAGCAGACGGCGCTGCGCTTTATCGTTCACCTCGTCGGCGACCTTCATCAGCCGCTGCACGTCGGCAAGTGCTGCGACAAGGGCGGCAACGACGTGAAGGTGAAGTGGTTCGGCAAGGACACGAACCTGCACGCGGTCTGGGATTCGCAGATCGTCGACGAGGAGCAACTGAGCTTCACCGAGCTTGCCGCCAAGCTTGGGCGGCACACGAGCGACGCCGACGTGATCGCCTGGTGGGACGTCAACCCGCGCGACTGGATCAGCGAGAGCGGCGAGATCCGCGACGGCCTCTATCCGCCGGCGCCGCCGAAGGGTGCCAAGGGCACGAAGGGCGCGCCGGCCGTCCCGGAGCTGTCCTACGGCTACGTGTACAAGTTCACGCCCGTGATGGAGCGCCGCCTCCAGCAGGCCGGGGTGCGCCTTGCCGCCTACCTCAACGAAATTTACGCTAAGCCGCTGGCCACCGAGCCTCCTCGCTGA
- a CDS encoding cytidine deaminase translates to MTEEELVALARSAALKAYAPYSRFHVGCAIESVDGEVVTGANMENACYRLGICAEQSALTAAQHKFGLAKVARIAVAGGGVDGDDLAGDLTCTPCGGCRQAILEAAQLSGRDVQILCSNGEGSSVERRMIGELIPFGFGAANLEDAG, encoded by the coding sequence ATGACAGAGGAAGAACTAGTCGCCCTGGCGCGGTCTGCGGCGCTGAAGGCCTATGCGCCTTACTCCCGGTTTCACGTCGGCTGCGCGATCGAATCCGTCGACGGCGAGGTCGTGACCGGCGCGAACATGGAGAACGCCTGTTACCGGCTCGGCATCTGCGCCGAGCAGAGCGCGTTGACCGCGGCGCAACACAAGTTCGGGCTCGCGAAGGTCGCGCGGATCGCGGTCGCCGGCGGCGGTGTCGATGGCGACGACCTCGCTGGCGATCTGACCTGTACCCCATGCGGCGGGTGCCGGCAGGCGATCCTCGAAGCGGCGCAACTCTCCGGTCGCGACGTGCAAATTCTCTGCTCGAACGGTGAGGGCTCCAGCGTCGAACGGCGCATGATCGGCGAACTGATCCCATTCGGATTCGGAGCGGCGAATCTTGAGGACGCAGGCTAA